One genomic segment of [Phormidium] sp. ETS-05 includes these proteins:
- a CDS encoding NfeD family protein, translating to MNYFPPCQPTLFPQPIPATVLESICCHQKGVVKFQGNYWHAKFYQNNDQITIPPGEPVTVIGRQGNTLLVVIP from the coding sequence ATGAATTACTTTCCTCCCTGCCAACCCACACTTTTTCCCCAACCAATTCCCGCCACTGTTCTCGAATCTATCTGCTGCCATCAAAAAGGAGTAGTCAAATTTCAAGGCAACTACTGGCACGCCAAATTTTACCAAAATAATGACCAAATCACCATCCCTCCCGGCGAACCAGTCACGGTTATCGGTAGGCAAGGAAACACCCTACTGGTTGTTATCCCATAA
- a CDS encoding ABC transporter permease, with the protein MSRSKALQAYTIVRLLLAPLMLWTIVTVVFLLLRATPGDPVDAILGPKAPEEVKNAMREQLGLGKPLWLQYLNYLGDLLRFDLGTSLTTRGQTVWEIIQQYFPATVEIAVCSMIVALVVGIGVGTLSAGRPNSGWDVFGRLFGIITYALPAFWMGMIVQLVFAVQLQWFPLGTRFPITQTPPAGPTGLYTIDSLLSLNFGQFFTSLYHLALPSLTLGILISGIFERIVRVNLKQTLLADYVEAARARGIPESKIIISHALKNAMIPVITVMGLTLAALLGGAILTEVTFSWPGLANRLYEAISLRDYPTVQGIVVFFAAIVVMASILIDILNAFIDPRIRY; encoded by the coding sequence ATGTCACGTTCTAAAGCACTCCAAGCCTACACGATCGTCCGCCTACTTTTGGCGCCTCTGATGCTGTGGACGATCGTCACCGTCGTATTTTTACTCCTGCGGGCCACCCCCGGCGACCCAGTAGATGCCATCCTCGGTCCCAAAGCCCCCGAAGAAGTCAAAAACGCCATGAGGGAGCAACTCGGTTTAGGAAAACCCCTCTGGTTGCAATATTTAAACTACCTCGGAGACCTCCTCCGGTTTGACCTAGGCACCTCCCTCACCACCAGAGGGCAAACCGTGTGGGAAATCATCCAACAATATTTCCCCGCCACCGTAGAAATAGCCGTTTGCAGCATGATAGTTGCCCTTGTAGTCGGTATCGGCGTGGGCACCCTTTCCGCAGGGCGACCTAATAGCGGTTGGGACGTATTTGGCCGCCTATTTGGCATCATCACTTATGCCCTCCCCGCCTTCTGGATGGGCATGATTGTGCAGCTAGTTTTTGCCGTACAACTGCAATGGTTTCCATTAGGAACACGCTTTCCCATCACCCAAACACCTCCCGCTGGCCCAACTGGACTTTACACCATAGATAGCCTTTTAAGTCTCAATTTTGGCCAATTTTTTACCAGCTTATACCACCTAGCCTTACCATCCCTCACATTAGGCATTCTCATCAGCGGTATATTCGAGCGCATTGTCAGAGTCAACCTCAAACAAACCCTCTTAGCCGACTATGTAGAAGCCGCCCGGGCGCGAGGCATTCCCGAAAGCAAAATTATCATATCTCATGCCCTAAAAAATGCCATGATACCAGTAATTACCGTTATGGGGTTAACTTTAGCCGCACTGCTGGGCGGCGCTATCCTCACCGAAGTAACATTTTCCTGGCCCGGTTTAGCCAACAGGCTTTATGAAGCGATTTCCTTGCGAGATTATCCCACAGTGCAAGGGATTGTAGTATTTTTCGCCGCCATTGTGGTTATGGCCAGTATTCTTATCGACATTCTCAATGCTTTTATCGACCCCCGTATCCGCTATTAA
- a CDS encoding ABC transporter substrate-binding protein codes for MMIMREIVAVVLARLAKGYGLISRIAPAWGSNRWRKLGQFAGLFSLCCFLAVSCGDRPTTQTPTGGNPDRVAIGITAKIRTLDPADAYEIAANNLLYNMGDRLYTYKPGTLELQPQLATALPTITPDGLTYTIPLRSGVTFHDGTPFNAEAMVFSLRRFMENGGSPSSLLSNTVASVTATGESEITIKLKQPFAAFTSLLTFPGLCAVSPKAYEIGKGKFKPDSFVGTGPYKLVSYGTDSIKLEAFAGYWGEKPANKGIDMQRLSSAANLYNAFRTGAVDVAYGGLDLDQIAGLEREAKSPGWQVIANRSTAINLLSLNLKDEVLKNPAVRQAIAYALDRPLLQERVFRGQAEPLYSLIPTTLDTYYQPVFQTTYGDGNIAKAKETLAKAGYSSAKPLQLELWYRSNVNTDSAAATTIKASLEQRLEGAIQIELNSVESATAYDNLDKGVYPMFILDWSPDFLDPDNYMQPFLSCAKGSAEKGCEAGESQLWGSFYYNDRANQLIEQQRREQNPQKRQQIFAELQTILAKDIPFIPLWQGKEYVFARANVQNVVLEPTQRIPFWTIVKQ; via the coding sequence ATGATGATTATGCGGGAAATCGTGGCTGTGGTGTTGGCAAGATTGGCAAAAGGTTATGGTTTGATTTCTAGAATTGCCCCCGCCTGGGGGTCCAACCGCTGGCGGAAGCTGGGGCAATTCGCGGGGTTGTTCTCGCTTTGCTGTTTTCTGGCGGTGAGTTGCGGCGATCGTCCTACCACCCAAACCCCTACCGGGGGGAATCCCGATCGGGTGGCGATCGGGATTACGGCGAAAATCAGAACCCTGGACCCGGCGGATGCTTATGAGATTGCGGCCAATAATCTGCTCTACAATATGGGCGATCGGCTCTACACCTACAAACCGGGGACCCTGGAACTACAACCCCAGCTAGCCACGGCTTTACCCACCATCACTCCCGACGGACTCACCTACACTATTCCCCTCCGCTCTGGTGTCACTTTCCATGATGGCACCCCCTTTAACGCTGAAGCAATGGTGTTTTCTCTGCGGCGGTTTATGGAAAACGGCGGCTCCCCCTCGTCCCTGCTTTCTAATACTGTCGCCTCGGTGACAGCTACTGGCGAGTCAGAAATTACAATTAAATTAAAACAACCCTTCGCCGCGTTTACTTCTCTGTTGACATTTCCCGGTCTTTGTGCTGTGTCTCCCAAAGCCTATGAAATCGGTAAGGGCAAGTTTAAACCAGATAGTTTTGTGGGCACTGGGCCTTATAAATTGGTCAGTTATGGCACCGATAGCATTAAGTTAGAAGCATTCGCGGGTTATTGGGGAGAAAAACCGGCAAATAAAGGCATTGATATGCAGCGGTTGTCTTCTGCGGCTAACTTATATAATGCGTTTCGCACTGGGGCGGTAGATGTGGCTTATGGTGGTTTGGATTTAGACCAAATTGCCGGTTTGGAGCGGGAAGCGAAATCGCCAGGGTGGCAAGTGATTGCTAATCGTAGCACGGCGATTAATTTACTGTCTTTGAATCTCAAGGATGAAGTGCTGAAAAATCCCGCCGTGCGACAGGCGATCGCCTATGCGCTCGATCGACCCCTGCTGCAAGAGCGCGTATTTCGCGGTCAAGCAGAGCCCCTCTACAGCTTAATTCCCACCACATTAGACACATACTACCAGCCGGTATTTCAAACCACCTACGGCGATGGTAACATCGCCAAAGCCAAAGAAACATTGGCTAAAGCCGGATATTCCAGCGCCAAACCCCTCCAACTTGAACTGTGGTATCGCTCCAACGTCAACACCGACAGCGCCGCCGCCACTACGATTAAAGCATCTTTAGAGCAGCGGTTAGAAGGGGCTATCCAAATTGAGCTAAATTCTGTGGAATCCGCCACTGCCTACGATAATTTGGATAAAGGCGTTTATCCTATGTTTATCCTGGACTGGAGCCCCGACTTTTTAGACCCGGATAACTACATGCAGCCGTTTTTATCCTGTGCTAAAGGTTCGGCTGAGAAAGGTTGTGAGGCGGGAGAAAGTCAACTTTGGGGGTCTTTTTACTACAACGATCGAGCTAACCAGCTCATCGAGCAACAACGACGGGAGCAAAACCCCCAAAAACGCCAGCAAATCTTCGCCGAACTCCAAACCATCCTCGCTAAAGACATTCCCTTTATCCCTCTTTGGCAAGGTAAAGAATACGTCTTTGCCCGGGCAAACGTGCAAAATGTTGTCCTCGAACCTACCCAGCGCATCCCCTTTTGGACAATAGTTAAACAATAA
- a CDS encoding ATP-binding protein: protein MAFESEGHIQLSKLSISANHPNHYYRLNLESKLQDLFLYDFQIDEETPGQIVADTLRKNPLIPGVIFKNNQNFAGMISRRLFWEKLSLPYGLELFSKRPIKCLKNFLKTQPLICDQNTLILDAVHNCLQRGQELFDEPLVVKVAPTDYRLIDVHQLLVAQGMIHQMTARLNRLVLESAGEGIFGLDMHGKVIFANQAALRMLGWEEEETIGQNLHDFLHHAHSPGNECVPNICPILAALKTGLGMGENQALFWRRDGSMFPAEYVITPICERGEILGAVVVYKDITERVAIEQMKNEFISMVSHELRTPLTSLQGALGLLASGVLVTKPEKAVRMLEIAKNNSDRLLHLLNDILDLERLNSGKIKISPRPCQLQEVMEQSVTAMQPIAEKAEINIALEPCTIEIVADPDRLLQTITNLLSNAIKFSAPGKTVSLTANIECSNSPASILVAVKDQGRGIPPDKLEYIFERFQQVDASDARQHGGSGLGLAISRQIVQQHGGQIWAESILGVGSTFYFTIPLPEHLSLCQLPAS, encoded by the coding sequence ATGGCTTTTGAGTCAGAAGGTCATATCCAGCTATCAAAATTGTCAATTTCGGCGAATCACCCCAATCATTACTATCGATTAAATTTAGAATCAAAGCTGCAAGATTTATTTTTATATGATTTTCAGATTGACGAAGAAACTCCCGGTCAAATAGTGGCCGACACCTTGAGAAAAAATCCTTTAATACCGGGAGTAATTTTCAAAAACAACCAAAATTTTGCCGGGATGATTTCCCGCCGGTTATTTTGGGAGAAATTGAGCTTGCCTTACGGATTGGAGCTGTTTTCCAAAAGACCGATTAAATGCTTGAAAAACTTTTTGAAAACCCAACCACTAATTTGCGACCAAAACACTTTGATATTAGATGCCGTGCATAACTGCTTACAGAGAGGACAAGAATTATTTGATGAGCCGCTGGTAGTAAAGGTTGCGCCCACAGATTATCGCTTGATCGATGTACATCAACTGCTAGTAGCGCAAGGAATGATTCACCAAATGACTGCCCGGTTAAATCGGCTGGTGCTGGAATCGGCTGGGGAGGGTATTTTCGGGTTAGATATGCACGGGAAAGTAATTTTCGCCAATCAGGCGGCGCTGAGAATGTTAGGTTGGGAAGAAGAAGAGACGATCGGGCAAAACTTACATGATTTTTTGCATCACGCGCACTCACCGGGGAATGAGTGCGTGCCCAACATCTGTCCCATTTTGGCAGCTCTGAAAACCGGGTTAGGGATGGGGGAAAATCAAGCCTTATTTTGGCGGCGAGATGGTTCGATGTTTCCGGCAGAGTACGTAATTACACCGATTTGCGAACGGGGGGAAATCTTGGGGGCGGTAGTGGTATATAAAGATATTACGGAACGAGTGGCGATCGAGCAAATGAAAAATGAATTTATCTCAATGGTCAGCCACGAATTGCGCACACCATTAACCTCACTCCAAGGGGCCCTAGGGTTGCTAGCCAGCGGCGTGCTGGTGACGAAACCAGAAAAAGCCGTGCGGATGCTAGAAATTGCCAAAAACAACAGCGATCGACTCTTGCACCTGCTCAACGACATTCTCGACCTGGAACGCCTCAATTCCGGCAAAATCAAAATCTCACCCCGCCCCTGCCAACTTCAGGAAGTCATGGAACAATCGGTGACAGCCATGCAACCGATCGCCGAGAAAGCGGAAATCAATATTGCCCTAGAACCCTGCACGATCGAAATAGTCGCCGACCCCGATCGACTGCTGCAAACCATCACCAACCTCCTCAGCAACGCCATCAAATTTTCCGCCCCCGGAAAAACCGTATCCCTCACCGCTAACATCGAATGTTCTAACTCCCCAGCCTCCATCCTAGTCGCCGTTAAAGACCAAGGAAGAGGCATCCCTCCTGATAAACTAGAATATATCTTCGAGCGCTTTCAGCAAGTAGATGCTAGCGACGCTCGCCAACACGGCGGTAGCGGTTTAGGCTTAGCAATTTCCCGCCAGATAGTCCAGCAACATGGCGGCCAAATCTGGGCAGAAAGCATCCTCGGAGTAGGCAGCACCTTTTACTTCACCATTCCCTTGCCAGAACACCTTTCCCTCTGCCAACTACCAGCCAGCTAG
- a CDS encoding ATP-binding protein: protein MPTKILFVDDEESFPSLIRRHFRKQIRAGEMDCVFAANGLDALQTIQSNPDVDIVFTDINMPQMDGLTLLEKVHAFKPQMKMVVVSAYNDMKNIRTAMNRGAFDFLTKPIDFQDLEITIQRAIKEVAELKESENRFQAAQTQMIQSEKMSALGELIAGVAHEINNPVGFITANLETTEEYLTGLAEVVQLYQQHFPDVDGKIADKIKEVDVDYIIDDIPELVSSMKEGTQRIVNLSTSLRTFSRSDVSHKVEFNIHDGIDSTVTILKHRLKANLQRPEIKIVKQYGELPPVVCFPGQLNQVFMNLIANSIDALDEYNEGLDFEAAEAHPNIIAIATEVNGDGETVSIKIKDTGKGIPQEAINKIFEHLFTTKPPGKGTGLGLYISRQIVEERHGGKLSCNSTPGEGTEFIIEIPIKSPVD from the coding sequence ATGCCAACCAAAATTCTGTTTGTGGATGATGAAGAATCTTTCCCCAGCCTAATTCGCCGCCACTTTAGAAAGCAAATTAGAGCCGGGGAAATGGACTGTGTTTTTGCGGCTAACGGCTTAGATGCTCTGCAAACTATTCAATCTAACCCTGACGTGGATATCGTTTTTACGGATATCAATATGCCCCAAATGGATGGGCTGACATTATTAGAGAAGGTTCATGCTTTTAAACCCCAGATGAAAATGGTGGTGGTTTCAGCATATAATGATATGAAAAATATCAGAACGGCGATGAATCGGGGTGCTTTTGATTTTCTGACCAAGCCGATAGATTTTCAGGATTTAGAGATTACGATTCAAAGGGCAATTAAAGAAGTAGCGGAACTGAAGGAAAGTGAAAACCGGTTCCAGGCTGCTCAAACCCAGATGATTCAGAGCGAAAAAATGTCAGCTTTGGGGGAACTGATTGCCGGGGTGGCTCACGAAATTAATAATCCGGTGGGTTTTATTACGGCGAATCTGGAAACCACGGAAGAATATTTAACGGGGTTGGCGGAAGTCGTGCAACTGTATCAGCAGCATTTCCCCGATGTTGATGGGAAAATTGCTGATAAAATCAAGGAGGTAGATGTAGATTATATCATCGATGATATCCCAGAGTTGGTATCGTCAATGAAGGAGGGCACCCAGCGGATTGTTAATTTGAGTACGTCGCTGCGGACTTTTTCTCGGTCTGATGTATCTCATAAGGTGGAGTTTAACATTCACGATGGTATTGATAGCACGGTGACGATTTTAAAGCATCGTCTGAAAGCGAATCTTCAGCGTCCCGAAATTAAAATTGTCAAACAATATGGTGAGTTGCCACCGGTGGTGTGTTTCCCCGGACAGCTTAACCAGGTGTTTATGAATTTGATTGCCAATTCTATTGATGCTCTGGATGAGTACAATGAGGGTTTAGATTTTGAGGCGGCAGAAGCTCATCCTAATATTATTGCTATTGCCACTGAGGTCAATGGGGATGGGGAAACCGTATCGATTAAAATTAAGGATACGGGTAAGGGGATTCCCCAAGAAGCGATTAACAAGATATTTGAGCATTTATTCACGACGAAACCGCCGGGAAAGGGGACGGGTTTGGGGCTTTATATCAGTCGTCAAATTGTGGAGGAACGTCACGGGGGCAAGTTGAGTTGTAACTCCACCCCTGGGGAGGGAACGGAGTTTATCATCGAGATTCCGATTAAATCTCCTGTGGATTGA
- a CDS encoding CHASE2 domain-containing protein: protein MRGLIQLAREMRKNTEMAKSDRWRRLLVVAPAVVVGLLLMRGTGLLQVWELSALDLCFRLRPVERVDPRIVIVGISEEDLRAVGQWPIPDAVLADVLAKVKVQQPRAIGLDIYRDLPVDPGRQQLREVFLSTPNLIGIQKVVGDIHKGSIAPPPDLEKLGQVSANDFPWDADGKIRRAFLYLDDAEQNIVFSLGFRLAQIYLEEEGISPRMKDDQIHIELGKATFAPFAHNDGGYAGAEDSGYQMMINYRGPMGSFPVVSLTDVRSGKVPPGFMRDRIVIIGSVAKSLKDFLLVPYSMELVGIPEPMTGVEVHAHVTSQIISAALEGRPLLKTWPDLLEWLWICIWAFVGGMMSFPRQQNDDLPTISLPQTAVLTAIAASFLCFCAYIAFLLTWWIPSVPPLLALTTASIITTGYTLWENLKLSHKELENYARTLEFKVEERTRKLKQKNEQLIKALQKLKTAQKQIIAQEKLASLGSLAAGIAHEIRNPLNFVNNFAGISVELSEEIMAEIAVQSDKLDPDTLDYINEILVDLKDSVADIKNHGLRIETIVQGMLALTQNERGEAAPVNLNALLEEAIQLAYQGQRAKDGTFNITIETVWDSGVGDCYLVPQDISRAFVNIINNACDALRAKRKSAPEQFTPILSVQTGRLSSEQDEGGGGGEGKDTVVIRIRDNGEGIPPDILDKIYNPFFTTRPPGEGTGLGLSIAYDIIVGQHRGEIKVDTAVGTHAEFTIILPSRMDAR from the coding sequence ATGCGGGGATTGATACAGTTGGCTCGCGAGATGCGAAAAAATACGGAGATGGCCAAAAGCGATCGCTGGCGTCGGTTGTTGGTGGTGGCTCCGGCGGTGGTGGTGGGGTTGCTGTTGATGCGGGGGACGGGGTTGCTGCAGGTGTGGGAGCTGTCGGCTCTAGATTTGTGCTTTCGTCTGCGTCCGGTGGAACGAGTGGATCCGCGCATTGTGATTGTGGGCATTAGTGAAGAGGACCTGCGAGCGGTGGGACAATGGCCGATTCCAGATGCGGTGTTGGCGGACGTATTGGCGAAGGTGAAGGTGCAACAACCGCGTGCGATCGGGCTGGATATTTATCGAGATTTACCGGTGGATCCGGGGCGTCAGCAACTGCGGGAGGTGTTCCTTTCCACGCCCAATTTGATTGGCATCCAGAAAGTGGTGGGGGATATACACAAAGGCTCGATCGCCCCGCCGCCGGACCTGGAAAAGCTCGGGCAAGTCAGTGCCAATGATTTCCCCTGGGATGCAGATGGTAAAATTCGGCGGGCCTTTTTGTATCTAGACGACGCGGAACAAAATATCGTTTTCAGCTTGGGTTTCCGTCTGGCGCAAATTTACCTGGAAGAAGAAGGCATTTCCCCTCGGATGAAAGATGACCAGATCCATATAGAACTGGGAAAAGCGACTTTTGCGCCTTTTGCTCATAACGATGGGGGCTATGCTGGGGCGGAGGACTCGGGCTACCAAATGATGATTAACTATCGCGGCCCGATGGGGAGTTTCCCGGTGGTTTCCCTGACGGATGTGCGATCGGGTAAAGTGCCACCGGGTTTTATGCGCGATCGCATCGTCATCATCGGTTCAGTGGCGAAAAGCCTGAAAGACTTTTTGCTGGTGCCCTACAGTATGGAACTGGTGGGCATTCCCGAACCGATGACGGGGGTGGAAGTCCACGCCCATGTCACCAGCCAAATTATTAGTGCGGCTTTGGAGGGTCGCCCCCTACTGAAAACCTGGCCAGACCTCCTAGAATGGCTGTGGATTTGCATTTGGGCTTTTGTGGGTGGGATGATGAGTTTCCCGCGACAACAAAACGACGACCTCCCCACTATTTCTCTGCCCCAAACTGCTGTGCTAACGGCGATCGCGGCGAGCTTTCTCTGCTTCTGTGCTTATATCGCCTTCCTTCTCACCTGGTGGATCCCCTCCGTCCCCCCCCTCCTCGCCCTCACCACCGCCAGCATCATCACCACCGGCTACACCCTCTGGGAAAATCTCAAACTCTCTCACAAAGAACTAGAAAACTACGCCCGCACCCTAGAATTCAAAGTTGAAGAGCGCACCCGCAAACTCAAGCAGAAAAACGAACAGCTCATCAAAGCCCTGCAAAAGCTGAAAACTGCCCAAAAGCAAATTATCGCCCAAGAAAAACTCGCCTCCCTCGGTTCCCTCGCCGCTGGAATTGCCCATGAAATCCGCAATCCTCTAAACTTTGTCAACAACTTTGCTGGCATCTCCGTAGAACTGAGCGAAGAAATCATGGCGGAAATAGCGGTACAAAGCGACAAACTAGACCCAGACACCCTGGATTATATTAACGAAATCCTGGTGGACCTCAAAGACAGTGTTGCTGATATCAAAAACCACGGTCTGAGAATTGAAACCATTGTGCAAGGGATGCTTGCCCTCACCCAAAACGAACGGGGGGAAGCCGCCCCAGTGAACCTCAACGCCCTTTTAGAAGAAGCGATCCAACTCGCCTATCAAGGTCAGCGCGCCAAAGATGGAACTTTTAATATTACTATTGAAACTGTTTGGGATAGCGGTGTGGGTGATTGCTACCTCGTCCCCCAAGATATCAGCCGCGCTTTTGTCAACATCATTAACAATGCCTGCGATGCCCTTCGCGCCAAGAGAAAATCTGCCCCCGAGCAATTTACCCCCATTCTTTCGGTGCAAACCGGGCGGTTATCCTCGGAACAGGACGAGGGGGGTGGAGGGGGGGAAGGTAAGGATACAGTGGTAATTCGCATCCGCGATAATGGTGAGGGGATACCCCCGGATATTCTCGATAAAATCTATAATCCCTTTTTTACCACCAGGCCGCCGGGAGAAGGTACGGGTTTGGGATTGTCCATAGCTTATGATATTATAGTCGGGCAGCATCGGGGGGAAATCAAAGTGGATACGGCTGTGGGAACTCATGCCGAATTTACGATTATTTTGCCCAGCCGTATGGATGCTCGGTAA
- a CDS encoding DUF928 domain-containing protein — protein MGGNKSLLQKATTLSAALFLGLATTPALNLTAARAEVFQPPNRGAPPSTAEGGSRGCSAVKPGEKPLTALTPANYMALTVSDRPTFFWYVPESGASNLEFTLLDENDQEVLYKTTINVSKKPGIVSISLPKSTAQPLEVGEQYHWYLTSICDASDRTGDVFIDGWVERIEPTADLKAALESATPDTLPSIYAGAGIWHEAIASLAALREQNPSDTTIIARWEELLDSAKLNQFSEYPLISAQKADN, from the coding sequence ATGGGTGGCAACAAATCCCTATTGCAAAAAGCAACAACCTTGTCAGCAGCCCTTTTCCTGGGACTGGCAACTACCCCAGCGCTGAATCTCACCGCCGCACGAGCCGAAGTTTTCCAACCCCCCAATCGAGGCGCCCCCCCCAGCACCGCTGAAGGCGGCTCCAGGGGTTGTAGCGCTGTCAAACCGGGCGAAAAACCTCTCACCGCCCTAACCCCAGCCAACTACATGGCTTTAACCGTTTCCGATCGGCCTACATTTTTCTGGTATGTTCCCGAATCAGGAGCATCAAATCTAGAGTTTACCCTCCTCGATGAAAATGACCAGGAGGTACTCTACAAAACCACAATTAATGTTAGCAAAAAACCGGGAATCGTCAGCATTAGCCTACCCAAATCTACAGCCCAACCCCTGGAAGTGGGCGAACAATATCACTGGTACTTAACCAGCATTTGTGATGCCTCCGACAGGACGGGAGATGTCTTTATCGATGGCTGGGTAGAGCGCATCGAACCCACCGCCGACTTGAAAGCAGCGTTGGAGAGTGCTACCCCTGATACTTTGCCCTCCATCTATGCGGGGGCCGGTATTTGGCATGAGGCGATCGCCTCCCTCGCCGCACTCCGGGAGCAAAACCCCAGCGACACCACCATCATCGCCCGTTGGGAAGAACTCCTCGACTCCGCCAAACTCAACCAATTCTCTGAATATCCCCTAATTTCTGCCCAAAAAGCAGATAATTAA